From uncultured Roseateles sp., the proteins below share one genomic window:
- the prfB gene encoding peptide chain release factor 2 (programmed frameshift), with the protein MEIERINTIGSTLTDLTARTAALRGYLDYDRKALRLNEVNAALENPTVWNEPKRAQELGKEKKTLENVVETINHLESNLSDNLELFEMSKADEDLDGLAAIEAEVATLNGIVEQLEFRRMFNNPADPSNCFIDIQAGAGGTEACDWAGMLLRQYLKYCERKGFKATLEDQTDGDVAGIKSATIKVEGEYAFGLLRTETGVHRLVRKSPFDSSGGRHTSFASLFVYPEVDDSIEIDINPADVRTDTFRASGAGGQHINKTDSAVRLTHIPTGIVVQCQDGRSQHGNRDVAWKRLRSRLYDFEMRKRMEEQQKLEDTKTDVGWGHQIRSYVLDQSRIKDLRTNYETSATQKVLDGDLDPFITASLQQGV; encoded by the exons ATGGAAATCGAACGCATCAATACCATCGGCAGCACCCTGACCGACCTGACAGCGCGCACCGCCGCGCTAAGGGGGTATCTT GACTACGACCGCAAAGCACTGCGCCTGAACGAAGTCAACGCCGCCCTCGAAAATCCCACCGTCTGGAACGAGCCCAAGCGCGCGCAAGAGCTGGGCAAGGAAAAGAAGACGCTGGAGAACGTCGTCGAGACGATCAACCATCTGGAAAGCAATCTCAGCGACAACCTCGAGTTGTTCGAGATGAGCAAGGCTGATGAGGATCTGGACGGCCTGGCAGCGATCGAGGCCGAAGTGGCCACCTTGAACGGCATCGTCGAGCAGCTCGAGTTCCGCCGCATGTTCAACAACCCGGCCGATCCGAGCAACTGCTTCATCGACATCCAGGCCGGCGCCGGCGGCACCGAGGCCTGCGACTGGGCCGGCATGCTGCTGCGTCAGTACCTGAAGTATTGCGAGCGCAAGGGCTTCAAGGCGACCCTGGAAGACCAGACCGACGGCGACGTGGCCGGCATCAAGAGCGCAACCATCAAGGTCGAGGGCGAATACGCCTTCGGCCTGCTGCGCACCGAGACCGGCGTGCACCGGCTGGTGCGAAAGAGCCCGTTCGACAGCTCGGGCGGCCGCCACACCAGCTTTGCCTCGCTGTTCGTCTATCCGGAAGTCGATGACTCGATCGAGATCGACATCAACCCGGCCGATGTGCGCACCGACACCTTCCGGGCCTCGGGCGCCGGCGGCCAGCACATCAACAAGACCGACTCGGCGGTGCGCCTCACGCACATCCCGACCGGCATCGTCGTGCAATGCCAGGACGGCCGCAGCCAGCACGGCAACCGCGATGTGGCCTGGAAGCGCCTGCGCTCGCGCCTTTATGACTTCGAAATGCGCAAGCGCATGGAGGAGCAGCAGAAGCTGGAAGACACCAAGACCGACGTCGGCTGGGGCCACCAGATCCGCAGCTATGTGCTGGACCAGAGCCGTATCAAGGACCTGCGCACCAACTACGAAACGTCGGCGACGCAGAAGGTGCTGGACGGTGACCTCGATCCGTTCATCACCGCCAGCCTGCAGCAAGGCGTTTAA
- a CDS encoding alpha/beta hydrolase, with protein MHSPAYIPNYAPTRTARSVFVPLRGQRYHCHVWGDASLVTAERPPLVMVHGWMDVGASFQFVVDALKQDRLVIAPDWRGYGRTEGPATDSYWFPDYLGDLDALLDSPELGLGPNAVVDLAGHSMGGNVVMSFAAVRFARIRRLINLEGFGLPETRPHHAPRRLAQWLDALKTPQRLKTYDSLAAVAERLRSNNPRLSEERAAWLAPHWSRLAEDGQWHIQGDPAHKRTNPMLYRKDEILEGWKLIQAPTLWVEGADTDVARFWGDSYPRADFEARIALVPKLSKVTLADCGHMLHHDQPQALAAAIESFLS; from the coding sequence ATGCACTCCCCTGCCTACATCCCCAACTACGCCCCCACCCGCACCGCGCGCAGCGTGTTCGTGCCCCTGCGCGGTCAACGCTACCACTGTCATGTCTGGGGCGATGCCTCGCTGGTCACGGCCGAGCGACCGCCGCTGGTGATGGTGCATGGCTGGATGGATGTGGGCGCGTCCTTCCAGTTCGTCGTCGATGCGCTGAAGCAGGACCGGCTGGTGATCGCCCCCGACTGGCGCGGCTATGGCCGCACCGAGGGTCCGGCCACCGACAGCTACTGGTTCCCCGACTACCTGGGCGATCTCGACGCCCTGCTCGACAGCCCTGAGCTGGGCCTGGGTCCGAACGCCGTGGTGGATCTGGCCGGCCACAGCATGGGCGGCAACGTGGTGATGAGCTTTGCTGCAGTGCGCTTTGCCCGCATCCGCCGGTTGATCAATCTGGAGGGTTTCGGCCTGCCGGAAACCCGCCCCCACCATGCGCCGCGCCGCCTGGCCCAGTGGCTGGACGCGCTGAAAACGCCGCAGCGCCTGAAGACCTATGACAGCCTGGCCGCGGTGGCCGAGCGCCTGCGCAGCAACAACCCGCGGTTGAGCGAGGAGCGGGCGGCCTGGCTGGCGCCGCACTGGTCGCGCCTGGCCGAGGACGGCCAATGGCATATCCAGGGCGACCCGGCACACAAGCGTACCAATCCGATGCTCTATCGCAAGGACGAGATCCTGGAGGGCTGGAAGCTGATTCAGGCGCCAACGCTATGGGTCGAGGGCGCCGATACCGATGTGGCCCGCTTCTGGGGCGACAGCTACCCGCGCGCCGACTTCGAGGCCCGCATCGCTCTGGTGCCCAAGCTGAGCAAGGTCACCCTGGCTGACTGCGGCCACATGCTGCACCATGACCAGCCCCAGGCGCTGGCGGCGGCGATCGAGAGCTTCCTGTCCTGA
- a CDS encoding GNAT family N-acetyltransferase codes for MNPSDTAYTLRPATPADLPAIVGMIGELAAFENLSHLMQVTPETLAPHLFGDKPVAEALVADLPGAGPVAFALYFINFSTFLAKPGLYLEDLYVKPAQRGAGLGQALLKRLAQIAVERGYGRFEWSVLDWNANAIQLYQKMGATVMPDWRICRVTGEALQQLGKT; via the coding sequence ATGAACCCATCTGATACCGCCTACACGCTGCGTCCCGCCACCCCCGCCGACCTGCCCGCCATCGTCGGCATGATCGGCGAGCTGGCCGCCTTCGAGAATCTCAGCCATTTGATGCAGGTCACGCCCGAAACGCTGGCACCGCATCTGTTCGGCGACAAGCCGGTGGCCGAGGCTCTGGTGGCCGATCTGCCCGGCGCCGGCCCGGTGGCCTTCGCGCTGTACTTCATCAACTTCAGCACCTTCCTGGCCAAGCCGGGCCTGTACCTGGAAGACCTGTACGTCAAACCCGCCCAGCGCGGTGCCGGCCTCGGCCAGGCCTTGCTGAAGCGTCTGGCGCAGATCGCCGTCGAGCGCGGCTACGGCCGCTTCGAGTGGAGTGTGCTGGACTGGAACGCCAACGCCATCCAGCTGTACCAGAAGATGGGCGCCACCGTGATGCCCGACTGGCGCATCTGCCGGGTCACCGGCGAGGCGCTGCAGCAGCTCGGAAAGACCTGA
- a CDS encoding class 1 fructose-bisphosphatase, with translation MSVGSKRVSLTQYLVEQQRNHGLIPSQLRLLIEVVARACKSIAISVNKGALGEVLGTAGSENVQGEIQKKLDIIANEVLIEANEWGGHLAAMASEEMEGIYVVPNRFPQGEYLLMFDPLDGSSNIDVNVSIGTIFSVLKKPEDSKGVSEDDFLQPGTAQAAAGYCVYGPQTTLVLTVGAGVAMFTLDREQGSWVLTTDEVQVPADTKEFAINMSNMRHWAPPMKRYIDECLAGKTSTRGKDFNMRWIASMVADVHRILTRGGVFMYPWDQREPEKAGKLRLMYEANPMAFLIEQAGGAATNGRTRIMELQPTKLHERVAVMLGSRNEVERITAYHLEAGAEKTL, from the coding sequence ATGAGCGTGGGCAGCAAACGCGTCAGCCTGACCCAATACCTGGTCGAGCAGCAGCGCAACCATGGCCTGATCCCGTCGCAGCTACGCCTCTTGATCGAGGTCGTGGCCCGCGCCTGCAAAAGCATTGCCATCAGCGTCAACAAGGGCGCGCTGGGCGAGGTGCTGGGAACGGCGGGCAGCGAAAACGTGCAGGGCGAGATCCAGAAGAAGCTGGACATCATCGCCAACGAGGTGCTGATCGAGGCCAATGAATGGGGCGGCCATCTGGCGGCTATGGCCAGTGAGGAGATGGAAGGCATCTATGTCGTGCCCAACCGTTTCCCCCAGGGCGAGTACCTGCTGATGTTCGACCCGCTGGATGGCTCGTCGAATATCGATGTCAACGTCAGCATCGGCACGATCTTCTCGGTGCTGAAGAAGCCCGAGGACAGCAAGGGTGTCAGCGAAGACGACTTCCTGCAGCCGGGCACCGCCCAGGCGGCAGCCGGCTACTGTGTCTACGGCCCGCAGACCACGCTGGTGCTGACCGTGGGCGCTGGCGTGGCGATGTTCACGCTGGACCGCGAGCAGGGCTCCTGGGTACTGACGACCGACGAGGTGCAAGTGCCCGCCGACACCAAGGAATTCGCCATCAATATGAGCAATATGCGGCACTGGGCGCCGCCGATGAAGCGCTATATCGATGAATGCCTGGCCGGTAAGACCAGCACTCGCGGCAAGGACTTCAATATGCGCTGGATCGCCAGCATGGTGGCCGATGTGCACCGCATCCTCACCCGTGGCGGCGTCTTCATGTACCCCTGGGACCAGCGCGAGCCCGAGAAGGCCGGCAAGCTGCGGCTGATGTACGAGGCCAATCCGATGGCTTTTCTGATCGAGCAGGCCGGCGGCGCGGCCACCAACGGCCGAACCCGCATCATGGAACTGCAGCCCACCAAGCTGCACGAGCGCGTGGCCGTGATGCTGGGCTCCAGGAACGAGGTAGAGCGCATCACCGCCTACCACCTGGAAGCCGGTGCCGAAAAGACGCTATAA
- a CDS encoding DUF4212 domain-containing protein, with protein MELIEKRRQHWRRNRRLTGALLLVWFLVTFVSSFFARELNFSFFGWPFSFWVASQGALIVYCLIIGFYAWKMNRLDREYGLAEEE; from the coding sequence ATGGAGCTGATCGAAAAACGGCGCCAGCACTGGCGCAGGAACCGGCGCCTGACCGGAGCGCTGCTGCTGGTCTGGTTCCTGGTCACCTTTGTCTCCAGCTTCTTCGCCCGTGAACTGAACTTCAGCTTCTTCGGCTGGCCCTTCAGCTTCTGGGTCGCCTCCCAGGGCGCGCTGATCGTCTATTGCCTGATCATCGGCTTCTACGCCTGGAAGATGAACCGCCTGGACCGGGAGTACGGCCTGGCCGAGGAGGAGTGA
- the pepN gene encoding aminopeptidase N: MREGTAPLIHREDYCAPVYWIRTVDLCFDLDPAKTLVTSKMQIERNGAVAHGPLRLHGEELTLLRVLINGESVSFRQEGDELVIDNAPDADFALEIRNTCAPEKNTALSGLYTSGGGFFTQCEAEGFRRITYFLDRPDVMAVYTVLLRADKARYPVLLSNGNLLEQGVLDNGRHFAKWHDPFPKPSYLFALVAGDLVAREQRITTRSGKDHLLQVYVRRGDLEKTEHAMNSLVASIAWDEARFKLPLDLERFMIVGVSDFNMGAMENKGLNIFNTAALLVSSATATDADFNRIEAVVAHEYFHNWTGNRVTCRDWFQLSLKEGLTVFRDQEFSMDMAAAPSARAVKRIEDVRNLRAMQFPEDSGAMAHPVRPDSYVEINNFYTPTIYEKGSEVVRMYQTLVGRAGFEKGMTLYFERHDGQAVTCDDFAAAIADANPGSELSTRLDAFKRWYSQAGTPRVHARGRFDAVSRTWTLDLAQANPPTPGQDDKLSQVIPIRMGLLSHAGATLPLQLQGEDTPVGTERVLVLDKAEQSFTFVGLDEAPVASLLRQFSAPVVLDDGLTDAELLVLLKFDTDAFNRWEASQRLALNRLLPAVRSGQALTLDAAYLEGMRAVLRSDQLDSAFKALALTLPSEGYIAEQLDVIDPQRIHAAVGAMQLQLAQALREDWQSAFEANQVGGGYSADPVSSGKRALANLALQMLVLDAVQSGNEIWPGRAYQRFKDAGNMTERMGALTALVFARAELALPALERFHALFKHEPLVIDKWFALQGRAPELDGQVFARVKQLMQHPDFSLKNPNRARSLIFSLCLFNPAAFHRLDAAGYVFWADRVLELDAINPQVSGRLARVMDRWTKLAEPYRSAAHEALVRVAAKPDLSSDVREVIDRALNVEQAA; encoded by the coding sequence ATGCGTGAAGGCACTGCCCCCCTGATCCACCGCGAAGACTATTGCGCGCCCGTGTACTGGATTCGCACCGTTGATCTGTGCTTCGACCTGGATCCGGCCAAGACCCTGGTCACCAGCAAGATGCAGATCGAGCGCAACGGCGCCGTCGCCCACGGCCCGCTGCGCCTGCACGGCGAGGAGCTGACACTGCTGCGTGTGCTGATCAACGGCGAGAGCGTGTCCTTCCGCCAGGAGGGTGATGAGCTGGTGATAGACAACGCGCCCGACGCCGACTTCGCGCTGGAGATACGCAACACCTGCGCGCCCGAGAAGAACACCGCGCTGAGCGGCCTGTACACCTCGGGTGGAGGCTTCTTCACCCAATGCGAGGCCGAGGGCTTTCGCCGCATCACCTACTTCCTGGACCGCCCCGATGTGATGGCCGTCTACACAGTGCTGCTGCGCGCCGACAAGGCCAGGTATCCGGTGCTGCTGTCCAACGGCAATCTGCTGGAGCAGGGTGTGCTGGACAATGGTCGCCACTTCGCCAAATGGCACGACCCCTTCCCCAAGCCCAGCTATCTGTTCGCGCTGGTGGCCGGCGATCTGGTGGCACGCGAGCAGCGCATCACCACGCGCTCGGGCAAGGACCATTTGCTGCAGGTCTATGTGCGCCGCGGCGACCTGGAGAAGACCGAGCATGCGATGAACTCGCTGGTCGCCTCGATCGCCTGGGATGAAGCCCGCTTCAAGCTGCCGCTGGACCTGGAGCGCTTCATGATCGTCGGCGTGTCCGACTTCAATATGGGCGCGATGGAGAATAAGGGGCTGAATATCTTCAACACGGCGGCCCTGCTGGTCTCGTCCGCCACCGCCACCGATGCCGACTTCAACCGCATTGAAGCCGTCGTCGCGCACGAATACTTCCACAACTGGACCGGCAACCGCGTGACCTGCCGCGACTGGTTCCAGCTGAGCCTGAAGGAAGGCCTGACCGTGTTCCGCGATCAGGAATTCAGCATGGACATGGCAGCCGCCCCCTCGGCCCGCGCCGTCAAGCGCATCGAGGACGTGCGCAATCTGCGCGCCATGCAGTTCCCCGAAGACTCGGGCGCGATGGCCCATCCGGTTCGCCCCGACAGCTATGTCGAGATCAACAACTTCTACACCCCGACGATTTACGAAAAGGGTTCGGAAGTGGTGCGCATGTACCAGACCCTGGTCGGCCGGGCCGGCTTCGAGAAGGGCATGACGCTGTATTTCGAGCGCCATGATGGCCAGGCCGTGACCTGCGACGATTTCGCCGCAGCGATTGCCGATGCCAACCCGGGCAGCGAGTTGAGCACCCGACTGGACGCCTTCAAGCGCTGGTACAGCCAGGCCGGCACGCCGCGCGTGCACGCCCGTGGCCGTTTCGATGCCGTCTCACGCACCTGGACCCTGGATCTGGCCCAGGCGAATCCGCCCACACCGGGCCAGGACGACAAGCTGTCCCAGGTGATCCCGATCCGCATGGGCCTGCTGAGCCATGCCGGCGCCACCCTGCCCTTGCAGTTGCAGGGCGAGGACACGCCGGTCGGCACCGAGCGCGTGCTGGTGCTGGACAAGGCCGAGCAGAGCTTCACCTTCGTCGGGCTCGACGAAGCGCCGGTGGCCTCGCTGCTGCGCCAGTTCTCTGCCCCGGTGGTGCTGGACGATGGCCTGACGGACGCAGAGCTGCTGGTGCTGCTGAAGTTTGATACCGACGCCTTCAACCGCTGGGAAGCCAGCCAGCGCCTGGCGCTGAACCGCCTGCTGCCGGCCGTACGTTCGGGTCAGGCGTTGACCCTGGACGCCGCCTATCTCGAAGGCATGCGCGCCGTCCTGCGCAGCGATCAGCTCGACTCCGCCTTCAAGGCACTGGCCCTGACCCTGCCCAGCGAAGGCTATATCGCCGAGCAGCTGGACGTGATCGATCCGCAGCGCATCCATGCCGCCGTGGGCGCCATGCAACTGCAGCTGGCCCAGGCGCTGCGCGAGGACTGGCAGTCCGCCTTCGAAGCCAATCAGGTCGGCGGCGGCTATTCGGCCGACCCGGTCTCCTCGGGCAAACGGGCGCTGGCCAATCTGGCCCTGCAGATGCTGGTGCTGGACGCGGTGCAGAGCGGCAACGAGATCTGGCCCGGCCGCGCCTACCAGCGCTTCAAGGACGCTGGCAATATGACCGAGCGCATGGGCGCGCTGACGGCTCTGGTGTTTGCCCGAGCCGAGCTGGCCCTGCCGGCGCTGGAGCGCTTCCATGCGCTGTTCAAGCATGAGCCGCTGGTGATAGACAAATGGTTTGCGCTGCAGGGCCGTGCGCCCGAGCTCGACGGCCAGGTCTTTGCCCGCGTCAAGCAGCTGATGCAGCACCCGGACTTCTCGCTGAAGAATCCGAACCGCGCGCGCAGCCTGATCTTCTCGCTGTGCCTGTTCAACCCGGCGGCCTTCCACCGCCTTGACGCCGCCGGCTATGTGTTCTGGGCCGACCGCGTGCTGGAGCTGGACGCCATCAACCCGCAGGTCTCCGGCCGTCTGGCCCGTGTGATGGACCGCTGGACCAAGCTGGCCGAGCCCTACCGCAGCGCAGCCCATGAGGCGCTGGTCCGCGTAGCAGCCAAGCCGGATCTGTCCAGCGATGTGCGCGAGGTCATCGACCGCGCCCTGAATGTGGAGCAAGCAGCATGA
- a CDS encoding caspase family protein codes for MLATLLLCAAAPSPAQAQEAPVLVLDVGSHTGPLRRMSTDPGGRLAVTVSDDKTAMLWDLATGRALRTLRVPVGADESGRLYGAAIAPDSRTVALAGTTALAGGVPRIYLFDLPSGNFRSAFKALGANVRHLAWSADGQWLAAAYIGEAALRVFRADGSLAHETRLPADAYGLSISAAGQLAVSAFDGRVRLFNLGANGVQPAGEIAVALSDPVGVRHSPDGRLLAVGYFSRAARDRVRVDVYDAQTGRSVRSIDFRDLYYGNLMNVGWQSDGRALYAGGTGYNDAGRFVVKRISWPEGRSDSTAVASDSIQDFAALPDGRMALASFDATWTLLDGLRPVAQSGSLTTRVANATPLKLSPDATTAEWRSAAGEIRSFALSSRHPGSGEALTRPPTSSSFALRVSDWENTREPKINGNRVELLANESSRAAALLPSGGSVVLATSRALRRLDAQGTPIWTVPLHTEARSVNVSADGKLVVAALADGTLRWRRADDGAALLSLLLLQDGRWVLWTEAGYFDAGPGSEDLVGWLVPRPGGERADYFGVSRFRERYLRPDVIDQVLAQRDPARALQVANAQRVQLAQEQANPEVVKSLQAELAPRPLALSLPPVVTLAPMPTTEVAYVPRVETSLAELAINYKLFAIDKQAIDKLIVRVDGRPVEATFQQTDIGAGGEAEGRMVIALSKHEGKIQIFAEGPNGTSMPAELDFVSTAPSLQPPVDRRPRLYLLAVGVSRYANKDYNLGLAAKDARDFSRALEQQSGVYYQQVETRLLLDEQATRANVLAGLRWLQTVTKPNDMAILFVAGHGVADAADVYHFLPHDMKDTQVAQTGVSETQLRGTLAAIKGRALFFVDTCFAGKSVGKFTRREITRLANGLASSELGVIVFSGSAPRQESLEDTAWGNGAFTKALVAGLSGLADFRKEGVVTHKGLDYYVAHEVRSLTQGRQTPVTAVPNGISDFPLAAVSAPNRK; via the coding sequence ATGTTGGCAACGCTGCTGCTATGCGCTGCGGCGCCGTCACCGGCCCAGGCGCAGGAAGCGCCTGTGCTGGTGCTGGACGTCGGCAGCCACACCGGCCCGCTGCGCCGCATGAGCACCGACCCCGGCGGCCGCCTGGCGGTGACCGTCTCCGACGACAAGACCGCGATGCTGTGGGACCTCGCCACGGGCCGCGCGCTGCGTACCCTGCGCGTGCCGGTGGGTGCGGACGAAAGCGGCCGGCTCTACGGCGCAGCGATCGCTCCTGACAGCCGCACCGTCGCGCTGGCGGGCACCACTGCCCTGGCCGGTGGCGTGCCGCGCATCTATCTGTTCGACCTGCCCTCGGGCAACTTCCGCAGCGCCTTCAAGGCCCTGGGCGCCAATGTCCGCCATCTGGCCTGGTCGGCGGATGGCCAGTGGCTGGCCGCCGCCTACATCGGCGAGGCCGCGCTGCGGGTGTTCAGGGCTGACGGCTCGCTCGCCCATGAAACCCGCCTGCCCGCCGATGCCTATGGCCTGTCGATCAGCGCCGCCGGCCAGTTGGCGGTCAGCGCCTTCGACGGACGGGTGAGGTTGTTCAATCTGGGCGCCAACGGTGTGCAGCCCGCGGGCGAGATCGCCGTGGCGCTGAGCGATCCGGTGGGTGTGCGCCATTCGCCGGATGGCCGCCTGCTTGCCGTGGGCTATTTCTCACGGGCGGCACGCGACCGCGTGCGAGTCGATGTCTATGACGCTCAGACCGGCCGGTCGGTGCGCAGCATCGACTTCCGCGACCTGTACTACGGCAATCTGATGAATGTCGGCTGGCAGTCCGACGGCCGGGCTCTCTATGCCGGCGGCACCGGCTACAACGACGCGGGCCGCTTCGTCGTCAAACGCATCAGCTGGCCCGAGGGGCGCAGCGACAGTACGGCAGTGGCGAGTGATTCGATCCAGGACTTCGCCGCCCTGCCTGACGGCCGAATGGCGCTGGCCAGCTTCGACGCCACCTGGACCCTGCTCGATGGCTTGCGCCCGGTGGCTCAGAGCGGCTCCCTGACCACCCGGGTGGCCAATGCCACGCCGCTCAAGCTCAGCCCCGATGCCACCACCGCCGAATGGCGCAGCGCCGCCGGCGAGATCCGCTCGTTCGCCCTGAGCTCACGTCATCCCGGTAGCGGCGAAGCCCTCACCCGGCCGCCTACCTCATCCAGCTTCGCCTTGCGCGTCAGCGACTGGGAGAACACGCGGGAGCCCAAGATCAACGGCAACCGGGTCGAGTTGCTGGCCAACGAGTCATCGCGCGCGGCGGCGCTGCTGCCCAGTGGCGGCTCGGTCGTGCTGGCCACCAGCCGTGCACTGCGCCGGCTGGATGCCCAGGGCACGCCGATCTGGACCGTGCCTCTGCACACCGAGGCCCGCTCGGTCAATGTCTCGGCCGACGGCAAGCTGGTGGTGGCGGCGCTGGCGGACGGCACCCTGCGGTGGCGGCGTGCCGACGACGGTGCGGCCCTGCTGTCCCTTCTGCTGCTGCAGGACGGACGCTGGGTGCTCTGGACCGAGGCTGGCTACTTCGATGCCGGCCCTGGCTCGGAGGACCTGGTCGGCTGGCTGGTGCCCCGCCCGGGCGGCGAGCGGGCCGACTACTTCGGCGTGTCGCGGTTCCGCGAGCGCTATCTGCGGCCGGATGTGATCGACCAGGTGCTGGCCCAGCGCGATCCGGCCCGGGCGCTGCAGGTCGCCAATGCACAGCGCGTGCAGCTGGCCCAGGAGCAGGCCAACCCGGAGGTGGTGAAGTCGCTGCAGGCCGAGCTGGCACCGCGGCCGCTGGCGCTGTCGCTGCCGCCGGTGGTGACCTTGGCGCCGATGCCCACTACCGAGGTGGCCTACGTGCCTCGGGTCGAGACCAGCCTGGCCGAGCTGGCCATCAACTACAAGCTGTTCGCCATCGATAAGCAGGCGATCGACAAGCTGATCGTGCGCGTCGATGGCCGGCCGGTCGAGGCCACCTTCCAGCAGACCGATATCGGTGCCGGCGGTGAAGCCGAGGGCCGCATGGTGATTGCGCTGAGCAAGCACGAGGGCAAGATTCAGATCTTCGCCGAGGGGCCCAACGGCACCTCGATGCCGGCCGAACTCGACTTCGTCAGCACCGCGCCCTCGCTGCAGCCGCCGGTCGACCGTCGTCCCAGGCTCTACCTGCTGGCCGTCGGCGTGAGCCGCTATGCCAACAAGGACTACAACCTTGGCCTGGCCGCCAAGGACGCCCGCGACTTCTCGCGGGCGCTGGAGCAGCAAAGCGGCGTCTACTACCAGCAGGTCGAAACCCGGCTGCTGCTCGACGAGCAGGCCACCCGCGCCAATGTGCTGGCCGGCCTGCGCTGGCTGCAGACGGTGACCAAGCCCAACGACATGGCCATACTCTTCGTCGCCGGTCATGGGGTGGCCGACGCAGCCGACGTCTATCACTTCCTGCCGCACGACATGAAAGACACCCAGGTGGCCCAGACCGGCGTGTCGGAAACCCAGCTGCGCGGCACGCTGGCCGCGATCAAGGGCCGGGCGCTGTTCTTCGTCGATACCTGCTTCGCCGGCAAGTCGGTGGGCAAATTCACCCGCCGCGAGATCACCCGGCTGGCCAACGGCCTGGCCAGTTCCGAGCTGGGCGTGATCGTGTTCTCGGGCAGCGCCCCGCGCCAGGAGTCGCTGGAAGACACGGCCTGGGGCAATGGCGCCTTCACCAAGGCCCTGGTTGCCGGTCTGTCGGGACTGGCCGACTTCCGCAAGGAGGGCGTGGTCACTCACAAGGGCCTGGACTACTACGTCGCCCACGAGGTGCGAT